A stretch of the uncultured Trichococcus sp. genome encodes the following:
- a CDS encoding IS4 family transposase — MDKHKQKTSFCKWIAPVSFENLPLRLQEQIGQTNTYVKKLYFDRFLKLMLHAVSSQKASLRDIEASLLNPDLQAELGFDSLSSSQISRKIRGIKPIILEEMFHFLVSLANQGKRNGKLPKAFIVDSTTVSLNKTRYPWAEFRTTKSGIKLHLRLAYIGKGDAYPDRAIITNASVHDVNRLEIVVDEKLATYIFDRGYLDFEMFDKFSHDEFFFVSRIRKNTLVKVMEEYEVPSGGSILQDQMVVLGGKNGYLTDPYRLVEVTDTQENRLRIITNRFDLSAEAISQMYRSRWEIELFFKQLKQQTTIKKFFSRDEDGLTNQVYLALIAQLLTYLVKLETQSVLSSLTIQRYLFASLWEASELWETRIRGKPTESK; from the coding sequence ATGGATAAGCATAAACAAAAAACTTCATTTTGTAAATGGATTGCACCTGTCTCTTTTGAGAATCTACCGTTAAGACTACAAGAACAAATTGGACAGACAAATACCTATGTCAAGAAGCTCTATTTTGATCGTTTCCTCAAGCTGATGCTCCACGCAGTCTCGAGCCAAAAAGCCAGTCTTCGGGATATCGAAGCTTCCCTTTTAAATCCAGACCTTCAAGCTGAACTTGGTTTTGACTCTCTTAGCAGCTCGCAGATATCGCGGAAGATCCGAGGGATCAAACCCATTATTCTGGAGGAGATGTTTCACTTCCTAGTATCTTTAGCCAACCAAGGCAAGCGTAACGGCAAGCTTCCGAAAGCATTCATCGTAGATTCGACGACGGTCTCTCTGAATAAAACACGATACCCCTGGGCAGAGTTCCGTACCACTAAGTCAGGCATAAAACTGCATCTCCGTCTTGCCTATATAGGGAAAGGCGATGCCTATCCAGATAGAGCGATCATCACGAACGCTTCCGTTCATGATGTCAACCGACTGGAAATCGTAGTTGACGAGAAGCTGGCCACCTATATCTTTGACCGAGGTTATCTGGACTTTGAGATGTTTGATAAATTTTCCCATGACGAATTTTTCTTCGTATCTCGCATCAGAAAGAACACCCTTGTGAAGGTAATGGAGGAATACGAAGTCCCTTCGGGAGGCTCCATTCTCCAAGACCAGATGGTCGTTCTGGGTGGCAAAAATGGGTATCTGACAGATCCTTATCGCTTGGTTGAAGTAACGGATACACAGGAGAATAGGCTGCGCATCATTACCAATCGGTTTGATCTGTCAGCAGAAGCGATCAGCCAAATGTACCGTTCCCGCTGGGAAATCGAACTCTTTTTCAAGCAATTGAAGCAGCAGACTACCATCAAAAAATTCTTCAGTCGTGACGAGGACGGCTTAACAAACCAGGTCTATCTTGCTTTGATTGCACAACTTCTCACCTATCTGGTCAAACTGGAAACACAATCTGTTCTTTCTAGCCTGACAATCCAACGCTACCTATTCGCTTCCCTATGGGAAGCTAGTGAACTTTGGGAGACAAGGATACGGGGGAAACCGACCGAATCAAAATGA
- a CDS encoding PTS fructose transporter subunit IIB, with the protein MKVVAVTACPTGVAHTYMAQEAIEKECRKRGYEVKVETQGSMGIENELEQEEVDAADVVILAVAISIEGEERFEEKMDAGKVIQIDPGEVIKHPASLLDKAEKL; encoded by the coding sequence ATGAAAGTAGTAGCGGTTACAGCATGTCCAACCGGAGTAGCACATACTTATATGGCGCAAGAGGCAATCGAAAAAGAGTGCAGAAAACGTGGTTACGAAGTCAAAGTAGAAACGCAAGGCAGCATGGGAATTGAAAATGAGTTGGAGCAAGAAGAGGTGGATGCAGCAGATGTAGTAATTTTAGCGGTGGCAATCAGCATTGAAGGTGAAGAGCGTTTTGAGGAAAAAATGGACGCCGGAAAAGTGATTCAAATCGATCCGGGTGAAGTGATTAAACATCCTGCAAGCTTACTGGATAAAGCTGAGAAACTATAA
- a CDS encoding class II D-tagatose-bisphosphate aldolase, non-catalytic subunit: MTKLPIKSVVEGLLELQKTGESATILGIGPMSKNCVQATLELSKEDDYPVMFIASRNQVDADELGGGYVNGWNQFTFAAAVEEVAKEIDYDNLYYLCRDHGGPWQRDQERNDHIPTEEAMILGKKSYVADIEAGFDLLMIDPTKDPFEVGKVIALDTVLERTVDLIEFCENERKARNLPEIGYEVGTEETNGGLTSTETYETFILRLKDELEKRGLPMPTFIVGQTGTLIRKGQQVGTFNFKNAYDLAQMAKKYGVGLKEHNGDYLDDVTLLEHIPSQITATNIAPQYGTEETRAYMNLAKVEEKLVEYGLVLDQSNTRNIILVNAIKSGRWKKWMVGDQKNLTADQIMADAELTEEILDVAGHYTFNDDEVKVEIEKMYNNLAAHNIDGQRYVIDHIKRPIRDYAECYNLKGATSRIKKVAVQGPLVSVQ, translated from the coding sequence ATGACTAAATTACCAATCAAAAGCGTTGTAGAAGGATTACTGGAACTACAAAAAACAGGTGAAAGTGCCACTATCTTAGGAATCGGACCGATGTCCAAAAACTGCGTGCAAGCGACCCTAGAACTATCAAAAGAAGACGACTATCCTGTCATGTTTATTGCAAGCCGTAATCAGGTAGATGCGGATGAACTGGGTGGGGGATATGTTAATGGCTGGAACCAGTTTACATTTGCTGCTGCAGTAGAAGAGGTAGCGAAGGAAATCGATTATGATAACTTATACTATCTATGTCGTGACCACGGTGGTCCATGGCAGCGTGACCAAGAAAGAAACGATCATATCCCAACAGAGGAAGCAATGATATTAGGGAAAAAATCTTATGTTGCCGATATCGAAGCAGGCTTCGACTTATTGATGATCGATCCGACAAAAGATCCATTCGAGGTAGGTAAAGTAATCGCGTTGGATACAGTTTTGGAAAGAACAGTGGATTTGATTGAATTCTGTGAAAATGAACGTAAGGCAAGAAATCTTCCTGAAATCGGCTATGAAGTTGGTACAGAGGAGACGAATGGTGGATTGACGTCTACTGAAACGTACGAAACATTCATCTTGCGTCTGAAAGATGAGCTAGAAAAAAGGGGCTTGCCTATGCCGACTTTCATCGTGGGACAAACAGGTACACTGATCCGGAAAGGTCAGCAAGTAGGGACATTCAACTTCAAAAATGCTTATGACCTAGCGCAAATGGCTAAAAAATACGGCGTAGGCTTAAAAGAACACAATGGAGATTATTTGGATGATGTGACTTTGTTGGAACATATCCCTTCGCAGATTACAGCCACAAACATTGCTCCTCAATACGGAACAGAAGAAACACGTGCCTACATGAACTTGGCCAAAGTGGAAGAAAAATTGGTGGAATACGGTCTAGTCCTTGATCAATCAAACACACGCAACATCATACTGGTCAATGCCATTAAGAGTGGGCGTTGGAAAAAATGGATGGTCGGAGATCAAAAGAATTTGACGGCTGATCAAATCATGGCGGATGCTGAGTTGACTGAAGAAATCTTGGATGTTGCTGGACACTACACTTTTAACGATGATGAAGTAAAGGTTGAAATCGAGAAGATGTACAATAATTTGGCTGCACACAATATCGACGGACAACGTTATGTCATCGACCACATCAAGAGACCAATCCGTGACTATGCAGAGTGTTATAACCTGAAGGGTGCTACTTCCCGCATCAAGAAAGTTGCTGTACAAGGTCCGTTAGTGTCCGTTCAATAA
- a CDS encoding helix-turn-helix domain-containing protein: MDMTTQVVDVLSMGYGTVHASVMSDRKLTVEAKAIYAYFAACIGAGDTSFPKVGEICKDLNMSEERFRKHQKNLIERGYLTIRKSAAANGRYSTNVYVIQKLSPL, translated from the coding sequence ATGGATATGACAACACAGGTGGTTGATGTACTTTCGATGGGATATGGAACGGTTCATGCAAGCGTGATGAGTGACCGGAAGCTGACGGTCGAGGCGAAGGCGATCTATGCGTACTTTGCCGCATGCATCGGGGCCGGGGACACAAGCTTCCCCAAGGTGGGCGAAATCTGCAAGGATCTGAATATGAGCGAGGAACGATTCCGGAAGCATCAGAAAAACTTGATCGAAAGAGGATATCTGACAATCCGAAAAAGTGCAGCGGCAAACGGAAGGTACAGCACGAACGTGTATGTGATTCAGAAGTTAAGTCCTCTATAA
- a CDS encoding transcription antiterminator, which translates to MLSKRQKKLLDLLIHQDGFQTVEFFSKKLGVSKRTIHSEIKIIEDYVKSSGEYIEKRRGVGIALRKASEEMSPVGMDESADVYSTVSRRIEIMMYLLFEEKVSFSGLSNHFMVSKTSIKNDLTFVMKILSDGNSIKLQRDVHGTRVMGAEEDIQKAFLQFNRYVLSNSEYYVQDEIPKKMKLLEPYYGEPLISVCSNILYNYVRNHANAISDYYVQNVLNIFVILMFRIKKGHHVSLDTIPHHSGDDLFFEESANELLNKAALRLDLSYTLEDVEYLSHHLILNRFESLPEQRIDVSIVDNLLFRVSEALDINFSKDEKLGNQLRNHIPPMIYRLRAKNKIENPFASRIKTEFSLTFNMIWVVLSEYEKELGITFNEDEIAFLTIYFQAAIERAKMNRRILVVCQMGIATSELLINRIKNVLPSLDTLEAASVMELDEIDLDSFDLILSTINIDLPNKKVIYVSPFLNDEDISKISNELYRPTKQVMEKPFSGFDNLTKYINAEFH; encoded by the coding sequence ATGCTTAGCAAAAGACAGAAAAAATTATTGGATCTTCTGATCCACCAAGATGGTTTTCAGACGGTGGAATTTTTTTCAAAGAAATTAGGTGTTTCAAAAAGGACAATACATTCCGAAATTAAGATAATCGAGGATTATGTAAAAAGTTCAGGCGAATACATCGAAAAGAGGAGGGGAGTCGGAATTGCCTTAAGAAAGGCGAGTGAAGAAATGAGTCCGGTGGGAATGGATGAGAGTGCGGATGTGTACTCGACCGTTTCCAGAAGAATCGAAATCATGATGTACTTGCTTTTTGAAGAGAAGGTCAGCTTCAGCGGCCTCTCCAATCACTTCATGGTCAGTAAAACATCAATTAAGAATGATTTGACATTTGTAATGAAGATACTGAGTGATGGAAACAGCATCAAACTCCAAAGGGATGTTCATGGTACCAGGGTAATGGGAGCTGAAGAGGATATCCAAAAGGCATTCCTTCAATTCAATCGATATGTGCTGAGCAACTCGGAATATTACGTCCAAGATGAAATTCCTAAAAAGATGAAGTTACTCGAACCTTATTATGGAGAACCGTTAATCAGTGTTTGTTCCAACATTTTATACAACTATGTTAGAAACCATGCGAATGCTATTTCAGATTATTATGTCCAAAACGTATTGAATATTTTCGTCATCTTGATGTTTCGAATAAAAAAAGGGCATCACGTCAGCTTGGATACGATACCCCATCATTCGGGAGATGATTTGTTTTTTGAAGAGAGTGCGAATGAATTATTGAATAAAGCAGCGCTCAGGCTTGATTTATCGTACACGCTTGAAGATGTGGAATATCTTTCCCATCATTTGATTTTGAATCGATTTGAATCACTGCCAGAGCAAAGAATCGATGTTTCGATAGTTGATAACTTACTGTTCCGCGTTTCGGAAGCACTAGACATCAATTTTTCCAAGGATGAGAAGTTGGGGAATCAGCTGAGGAACCATATTCCGCCGATGATCTATCGTCTGCGGGCGAAGAATAAGATTGAGAACCCATTTGCTTCCCGCATCAAAACTGAATTTTCCCTTACCTTCAACATGATTTGGGTGGTGCTGAGCGAATACGAAAAAGAACTTGGAATTACCTTCAATGAAGACGAAATCGCTTTTCTTACGATTTATTTTCAAGCAGCTATCGAAAGGGCAAAGATGAACCGCAGAATACTGGTTGTCTGTCAAATGGGAATTGCAACTTCGGAACTATTGATCAACAGGATTAAAAACGTTCTTCCCTCGCTGGATACCTTAGAAGCTGCATCAGTAATGGAACTGGATGAGATTGATCTAGACTCTTTTGACTTGATTCTTTCTACTATCAATATCGATCTGCCAAATAAAAAAGTCATTTATGTCTCGCCTTTCCTGAATGATGAAGACATATCGAAAATCAGCAATGAGTTGTATAGACCAACTAAGCAAGTTATGGAGAAACCTTTTTCGGGATTTGATAATTTAACAAAATATATAAATGCAGAGTTTCACTAG
- a CDS encoding PTS fructose transporter subunit IIC, which produces MNKENKVFKDLQKAFNTGVSFMLPAVVVGGIFLAVSLASGEAGETGMVVTNQFMKNLLDLGVAGFTIMIPLLAGYIANSLAGKPALAPAMILGYVANTPIGEGQVKTGFLGAMIMGVLVGYFVRWIKTWKVPATIRTIMPILIVPIVTVFTLGMFYIYVIAVPIGAAMDWLVTALGEMQGGSAIVLGLIIGAMTAIDMGGPINKTATAFTLALMAEGIYAPNGAHRIAVAIPPLAMAISTFIDRKKYTSEDKDLGISAFFMGLIGITEGAIPFAVKDIKRVLPAIIIGSAIGGALGMANGVEALVPHGGLIILPVVNGKLWYFLSMLIGTLVSVAILHFTKPDLVEEAQKNNDFKINAEETQIVK; this is translated from the coding sequence GTGAATAAGGAAAATAAGGTATTCAAGGATTTGCAGAAAGCTTTTAATACAGGTGTTTCATTCATGTTACCTGCGGTTGTTGTGGGAGGGATCTTCCTGGCTGTTTCACTGGCATCCGGTGAAGCTGGTGAGACCGGTATGGTTGTCACGAACCAATTCATGAAAAATCTACTTGACCTCGGTGTGGCCGGCTTTACGATTATGATCCCACTTCTTGCAGGTTATATCGCAAACTCCTTGGCAGGTAAGCCTGCTTTAGCTCCTGCAATGATTCTTGGTTATGTAGCAAACACGCCTATCGGTGAAGGACAAGTTAAGACTGGTTTCTTAGGTGCAATGATCATGGGTGTACTAGTGGGTTACTTCGTCCGATGGATAAAGACTTGGAAAGTGCCGGCAACGATCCGGACAATCATGCCGATTTTGATTGTGCCTATCGTAACCGTCTTTACGCTTGGAATGTTCTATATCTATGTTATCGCTGTTCCAATTGGGGCCGCAATGGACTGGCTGGTTACTGCCTTAGGGGAAATGCAAGGTGGCAGTGCAATTGTTTTAGGCTTGATCATCGGGGCCATGACTGCGATTGATATGGGTGGCCCAATCAACAAAACGGCTACGGCATTTACATTGGCTTTAATGGCAGAAGGAATTTATGCACCAAACGGGGCTCACCGGATTGCAGTAGCAATTCCGCCGTTGGCAATGGCCATCTCTACGTTCATTGATCGTAAAAAATATACCTCTGAAGACAAAGACTTAGGTATTTCAGCATTCTTCATGGGCTTGATCGGTATTACTGAAGGTGCGATTCCTTTTGCAGTCAAAGACATCAAACGAGTATTACCGGCGATTATTATTGGTAGCGCTATCGGAGGCGCGTTAGGTATGGCAAATGGAGTTGAAGCATTGGTTCCTCACGGTGGACTAATTATTCTGCCGGTAGTAAATGGTAAGTTATGGTACTTCTTGTCTATGCTAATCGGTACGCTGGTATCAGTTGCTATCCTGCACTTTACTAAACCAGATTTGGTTGAGGAAGCACAAAAAAATAATGATTTCAAAATTAATGCCGAAGAAACACAAATTGTAAAATAA
- a CDS encoding PTS sugar transporter subunit IIA, giving the protein MAEFIYLNTNFTSKEELVEWVGDDLIQLGYVTSEFIKSVSNRETVGGTDLPSGVAVPHGNSQYVKKTIVAVIKNAKKFKWNNYFVDIAFMICISKQDTKETRNILSDIYNIIDSPERLKGIREASSTDDLLIGFRSEVYGTNAGER; this is encoded by the coding sequence GTGGCAGAGTTTATTTATCTGAATACCAATTTTACTTCCAAAGAAGAGCTGGTTGAATGGGTAGGTGATGACTTGATTCAGTTGGGATATGTCACATCTGAGTTTATCAAGAGTGTGAGTAACCGTGAGACGGTAGGCGGAACCGATTTGCCGTCTGGGGTGGCTGTACCCCACGGTAATTCCCAATATGTGAAGAAAACCATTGTTGCAGTCATCAAAAATGCCAAGAAGTTCAAGTGGAACAATTACTTCGTTGATATTGCCTTTATGATCTGTATTTCTAAACAAGACACGAAGGAAACAAGAAACATTCTTTCCGACATCTACAACATTATAGATAGTCCGGAGAGACTCAAAGGAATCAGAGAAGCTTCTTCTACAGATGATTTACTAATAGGATTTAGGAGTGAGGTATATGGAACAAACGCAGGAGAAAGGTAA
- a CDS encoding PTS sugar transporter subunit IIA, producing MEQTQEKGNSVISDKLVFIDEEFSTKNEVIEFIVDEAEKSGYISDFKNFYVSVQKREEEVPTAIGYQIAIPHGKSEAVNHPFIAFIRTKDEFQWSADNEEMVRLIFLIGVPQESPGKLHLKFISQLSKKLLDDEFRENLLIQNDKTKVFEQLSSIEI from the coding sequence ATGGAACAAACGCAGGAGAAAGGTAATAGTGTCATTTCGGATAAGTTGGTTTTTATCGATGAGGAGTTCTCAACAAAAAACGAGGTCATCGAATTTATTGTCGACGAAGCTGAAAAATCAGGGTATATAAGTGATTTCAAGAATTTTTACGTCTCAGTTCAAAAAAGGGAAGAGGAGGTCCCAACGGCGATCGGCTATCAGATTGCAATCCCTCATGGGAAGTCTGAAGCGGTCAATCATCCCTTCATAGCCTTCATTCGGACGAAGGATGAGTTCCAATGGAGTGCGGATAATGAGGAAATGGTCCGATTAATATTTCTGATAGGCGTGCCACAAGAGAGTCCAGGTAAATTGCATCTGAAATTTATTTCGCAGTTAAGTAAGAAATTGCTGGATGATGAATTCAGAGAGAATCTATTGATCCAAAACGATAAGACTAAAGTTTTCGAACAATTGAGTTCAATTGAAATTTAG